CCAGCTTGCCGGTGCGGATCTCGACGACGGCGGTGCCCATCCACTTCTGGTAGGTGCTGCCGAGCTTGTCGAGGACGGCGTCGCCGGTGACCGGCTGTCCGGCGCTGAAGAGTGCGGCGGACCGGGTGACGTCCTTGACGGACTCGTCGATGGAGGCGCGCAGCGCGATGGCGCCGTCCTCGGCGAAGTGCTGCTGGGAGGTCAGCACCGCCTTCGGTACGCCCGTGGTGTCGACGCGTCCCAGCACCAGGGCCGTGATGCCCGAGAGCGTCAGCAACAGCACCGAGAGGACCGCGATCGGCGGACGGATGCCTCCGATCAGCGACATGTCGGCTCGGCGGCGGGCTTTGTGCTGCCGCGCCGGGGGCGGTGACGCCACAGGAGGTCTCCTCGTGAAATGCGGTCCGGGCGCGCACATGAAAAGACCGCGCCCGGAAACCTCAGACAGACAAGAGGCCGGTTAAGTTGCAGTAAGTCCCACGTGATCTGCGCAACATCGAGCACGAGTCGGATAAGGACGGACAAATGCCGTGCGGTTCGGGACCGGTACGGCGCCTATGCGGGCAGCGGGGTGAGCGGCTTGAGTCCGTCGGCACCCGCGCCGCGGTTGAGGAGGGTGCCCTCGGTGCGCTCGAAGGCCAGCCGCAGCCGGGCCCGTTGGGCGTCGGAGAGTCCGTGGTCGTCGCGGAGCGCGGCCGGCACGTCCAGCAGGCGGTAGTCCTTGGCGTCCTCGCCGGTGCGGTCGGCGGTGCCGCCGTCGCGGACGTTTTCCGCGTCCGGCGGGATCGTCAGCAGCGTCGGCTCGAAACGCGGCTGGACGTCCCAGTGACCCTTGCCGTGTTCGGTGAAGGTGAACCAGGCGATCACGCCCTCCTCGGTCAGACCGGTCGGCACCTCGTGCCGGGCGATCTGGTTGCCGAGCCCGTAGGAGATCCAGGTCCCGCCGACCTTCTCCAGCGGCTCCACGACGTGCGCGTGGTGGCCGACGACCAGGTTGATGCCGGTGTTCCGGGCGATCTGCCGGGCGAAGGAGAGCTGCGCGGCCGACGGTTCCGGGTGGTGCTCGCGGCCCCAGTGCAGGGAGAGGATCACCACCTCGGCGCCGGCCTTGCGGGCCCGCTGCTCGGCGGCCCTGATCCGGCCGAGGTCCTGGAGGTTGGCCAGCCAGGGCTTGTCCTTCGGCAGCCTGTGCGGCTCGTTGAAGCCGTACGCGTAGGAGAGCTGCGCGACCTTGACGCCCTTGACGTCCATGATCAGCGGGGTGTCCGCCTCCTTCTCGGTGCGGGCGGAGCCGGTGTGCTTCAGGCCGGCGGCGTCCAGGGCGTCCAGGGTGCGCTTCACACCGTCGTAGCCGTGGTCGAGGGTGTGGTTGGAGGCGGTGGAACAGGTGTCGTAGCCGATGTCCTTGATGGTCTTCGCCTGCTGCGGCGGCACCTGGAAGTCGGGGAAGCCCGCGAAGGGGCCCTGCGCCGGGCCCATCACCGGCTCGAAGTGGCAGATCGCCAGGTCCGCCTTGCTGATCACCGGCTTGATGCCGGCCATCATCGGCCCGAAGTCCATGCCGTCCACGCCCTTGCCGGTGCGCTGCGCGTCCTTGCGCGCCTGGTCGACCAGTTCGGGGTGCATGAGGATGTCCCCGGCGGCCGCGACGGTGAAGGAGCGCCCGCCGCCCTGGGCGTCGTCGGAGAGGAGGCCGCAGCCCGAGACGGCGGCGAGCAGGGAGAGCGGGGTCAGCAGGGACAGCAGGGTCCGGCTACGTCTGTTCACCGGGATATCTTGATACAACCATGAGAGCCCCTCGCTCACGCACCATAACGATCGCAGCACTTCTGCTGGTCATCGCCGCTGTCGCCGTCGGTCTCACCAGCCGGCTCCGGGCCGGGGGTGATGCGGACGACGCCGGCCGGCCCGGCACGAAGGGGGCCGCGCGGATCGACCTGGCGCGGGAGGTGGCGGACTACACGCGCCGGTTCGGCCCCGGGCAGGGGTATCTGCCGCCCGGTCGGGCCGACCGCGAGGACATCGCCGCGGCGATCGGCCTGCTGCTCGACGGACGGCGCGCCCCAGCGGAACGGCGGCTCGCGGAACGGGACTTCACCGTGCGCACGGTCGTCGACCGGCCCACCGGACGCCGCTACGCCGAGGTCGCGGACCGCACCGACTCCGCGGTGGCGCCGCGCGGCTGGGGCCGGGTCTACCTCGACCTGGACCACCGCCCGAGCTGGTCGGTGCAGGTTCCGCACCCCGGCTTCGACCTGGGCACCGAGCAGCTGGGCGTGCGGGTGCTGCGGGGCTCGCCCGGCGGGGTGCTGGTGATCGCGGGCGCACACCGCAAAGCGGGGGCCGGCAACTCCGCGGACGTGGCGCACCGCACGGACACCGTCTTCCACGCGATCTGCGCCGAGCTGGCCCGGCGCGGGATGCCCGGCGTCCAGCTGCACGGTTTCGCCGCCTCCGCCGTGCCCGGCTACGACGTGGTCGCCTCCACCGGCGCCGGGTCGGCGGGCCGGCAGGACGGCCGCGAGCTGGCCGACGCCCTGCACGCCCGGGGTTTGCGGGTGTGCCGGGCCTGGGCGCGGTCCTGTCCGCTGGAGGGCCGTACGAACGTGCAGGGCATGGTGGCCGACGCCGACCATGTGCCGTTCCTGCACGTCGAGTTCTCCCCCGAGGTGCGCGCCGGCGGCGGGCCGGCCGAGCGGGCGGCGGCCGCGATCGCCGCGGTCACGGGCCGGTGGGCCCGGGAACCGGCACGGCCCGCGTCCGCGGCACCCGTGACAGACTGAGCCCCCCAGGAGCACGCGACAGCAAGGCTGCCACCGCTATGACGGATCCCTCGGGCGCCGGGCGTGAGCCCCTGCCCCTGCTCGTCGTCGACGGCGCGAACGTCGTGGGCTCGGTGCCCGACGGCTGGTGGCGGGACCGCCGGAGCGCCGCCGAGCGCCTGCGCGACCGGCTGGCGCCGCTCGCCCGGACCGGCGTGCCCGGCCTGCCCGGTCCGCTGGAGCTGGTCCTGGTGGTGGAGGGCGCAGCCAGGGGCGTGGCCTCGGTGCCCGGGGTGCGCGTCGAGGACGCGCCGGGCAGCGGCGACGACCGCATCGTGGATCTCGCGGCGGCGGCCGGCGACCGCCCGTGCCTCGTCGTCACGGCCGACCGGGAGCTGCGCCGCCGGGTCCGGGAACACGGGGCCGAGGTCACCGGGCCGCGTACGGTACTGGGCTGAGCGCGGCACGGGTACGGCACCGGGCCGGCCCCCGGATGCCGCCGGACGAGACGTGGAGCCGCCCGGGGCGGGCGGTCACCGGTTGTCTCCGGGGGACGGCCGGGGCTCCTCGGCGGGGGCCTGCCGGCCCGGGGCCAGCCGGCTGTGCGTGCGGCCGTAGAAGAAGTAGACGACGAAACCGATCACCATCCAGATCGCGAACCGCAGCCAGGTCTCGGCCGGCAGGTTGAGCATCAGCCACAGCGAGGCGCACACCGACAGGACCGGGATGACCGGCACCCACGGGGTGCGGAAGGCGCGCGGCAGGTCCGGGCGGGTCCGGCGCAGGATGATCACGCTGATCGCGACGACGACGAACGCGAAGAGCGTGCCGATGTTCACCAGCTCGGCCAGCTCGCTCAGGCTGGTGAAGCCGGCGACGATCGCGATGATCACGCCGAGCAGGATGGTCGGCCGGTGCGGGGTGCGGAAGCGCGGGTGGACGCGGGAGAAGAAGCGCGGCAGCAGCCCGTCGCGGCTCATCGCGAAGAACACCCGGGTCTGGCCGAGCAGCAGGAT
This genomic interval from Streptomyces sp. NBC_00557 contains the following:
- a CDS encoding NTP pyrophosphohydrolase, whose protein sequence is MTDPSGAGREPLPLLVVDGANVVGSVPDGWWRDRRSAAERLRDRLAPLARTGVPGLPGPLELVLVVEGAARGVASVPGVRVEDAPGSGDDRIVDLAAAAGDRPCLVVTADRELRRRVREHGAEVTGPRTVLG
- a CDS encoding CapA family protein; the protein is MNRRSRTLLSLLTPLSLLAAVSGCGLLSDDAQGGGRSFTVAAAGDILMHPELVDQARKDAQRTGKGVDGMDFGPMMAGIKPVISKADLAICHFEPVMGPAQGPFAGFPDFQVPPQQAKTIKDIGYDTCSTASNHTLDHGYDGVKRTLDALDAAGLKHTGSARTEKEADTPLIMDVKGVKVAQLSYAYGFNEPHRLPKDKPWLANLQDLGRIRAAEQRARKAGAEVVILSLHWGREHHPEPSAAQLSFARQIARNTGINLVVGHHAHVVEPLEKVGGTWISYGLGNQIARHEVPTGLTEEGVIAWFTFTEHGKGHWDVQPRFEPTLLTIPPDAENVRDGGTADRTGEDAKDYRLLDVPAALRDDHGLSDAQRARLRLAFERTEGTLLNRGAGADGLKPLTPLPA